The following are from one region of the Actinopolyspora halophila DSM 43834 genome:
- the sodN gene encoding superoxide dismutase, Ni, which yields MRLLSRLLGPRLEATAHCDLPCGVYDPAQARIEAESVKAIQEKYQNNEDPEFRTRAINIAEQRSELVKHHLWVLWTDYFKPHHFEKYPQLHELVNKATKAAGAAGTKGSMDPSTGQELLDYIAEVDKIFWETKKG from the coding sequence ATGCGACTCCTGTCGCGGCTTCTCGGCCCGCGTCTGGAAGCGACCGCGCACTGTGACCTGCCGTGCGGGGTCTACGACCCGGCCCAGGCGCGGATCGAGGCCGAATCCGTCAAGGCCATCCAGGAGAAGTACCAGAACAATGAGGACCCCGAGTTCCGCACTCGCGCGATCAACATCGCCGAGCAGCGCTCGGAGCTGGTCAAGCACCACCTGTGGGTACTGTGGACCGACTACTTCAAGCCTCACCACTTCGAGAAGTACCCGCAGCTGCACGAGCTGGTGAACAAGGCCACCAAGGCCGCGGGTGCGGCGGGGACCAAGGGCTCGATGGACCCGTCGACGGGTCAGGAGCTGCTGGACTACATCGCAGAGGTCGACAAGATCTTCTGGGAGACCAAGAAGGGCTGA
- a CDS encoding GNAT family N-acetyltransferase: MREHSDESSADPRIRETTPADVADVVRLVHELAEYEKAPQECELTTEQLETALFGPRPALYGHVAEVDGRIVGFTLWFLNFSTWRGKHGIYLEDLYVEPGHRRHGLGRALLATLAAECVRRGYSRLEWWVLDWNRPAIEFYESIGAVAMDEWTVFRLAEGALERMAHG, from the coding sequence GTGCGGGAACATTCGGACGAGTCAAGTGCTGATCCACGTATTCGGGAAACGACCCCGGCCGACGTCGCCGACGTCGTACGTCTGGTGCACGAACTGGCCGAGTACGAGAAGGCGCCCCAGGAGTGCGAGCTCACCACCGAGCAGCTCGAGACCGCGCTGTTCGGGCCACGGCCCGCGCTGTACGGGCACGTCGCCGAGGTAGACGGAAGAATCGTCGGCTTCACCCTGTGGTTCCTCAACTTCTCCACCTGGCGTGGGAAGCACGGGATCTACCTGGAGGACCTCTACGTGGAGCCCGGCCACCGGCGACACGGACTGGGGCGGGCGCTGCTGGCCACGCTCGCCGCGGAATGCGTGCGCCGCGGCTACTCCCGACTCGAGTGGTGGGTGCTGGACTGGAACCGTCCGGCGATCGAGTTCTACGAGTCGATCGGGGCCGTCGCCATGGACGAGTGGACCGTCTTCCGACTGGCGGAGGGAGCACTCGAACGAATGGCCCACGGTTGA
- a CDS encoding S26 family signal peptidase yields MSSLGRLRWRRLRVRGASMAPTLRDGDIVLLKLRSEPAPGEVVLVRWSSRPEQLSVKRAVCRQDGGWHVTGDHTEASTDSRKLGPAEVLGVLHWRLVPRPGRIR; encoded by the coding sequence GTGAGTTCGCTCGGTCGGTTGAGATGGCGCAGGTTGCGCGTGCGAGGGGCTTCGATGGCTCCTACACTGCGGGACGGCGACATCGTGTTGCTCAAGCTGCGGAGCGAACCGGCGCCGGGCGAGGTGGTCCTGGTGCGGTGGTCCTCCCGCCCCGAACAACTTTCGGTCAAACGCGCGGTGTGCCGGCAGGACGGTGGTTGGCACGTGACCGGTGACCACACGGAGGCGTCCACGGACTCCAGGAAGCTCGGACCTGCCGAGGTGCTCGGGGTGCTGCACTGGCGGCTCGTTCCCCGCCCCGGGCGAATACGCTGA